A genomic region of Dreissena polymorpha isolate Duluth1 chromosome 4, UMN_Dpol_1.0, whole genome shotgun sequence contains the following coding sequences:
- the LOC127879184 gene encoding uncharacterized protein LOC127879184, whose product MQPEVKLSSFMFHLKFSKTDDYVHEHELYELMRSRNLYQTQFGVRLNFRKTIRNIQKDEKQQRYHFENNRKIFVQKRKERQEAADRLRLVTATKLGKLSVMKDPKPKPTRTYVPLPQSTVVYTDLPEIQMPLYQRDEEEEEVAMPSDENTQLPLTAPSPSMVTTALTGRRKKSNGTMLGLFGGRPVVSSSSSLKTHELLDVGSLAPTAKVLVAGRRSHRTLTITVKSKATSRQDESECDSSDTMSQLMVNDELLDELRSLRLDSHKKFVKENKFELTAKLDHEKSETSTSYVAKDILPKLNSYGKLTSESKAKIWAEKHGIHTSKADIIKDQDYQRLLIDRPSKWAMTHHGDLVQSKILDMRMRYSREMLNANFKKKSRQLERLSEKLMLKSRLSLPELDTMPKPMTTMDPGGTTPDGRLILTKADFDAYLANYRKARDIRLQRTKQRNKLLLKKIENFNLQPNHCLKDEARLRASLRTI is encoded by the coding sequence ATGCAACCGGAAGTAAAGCTTTCCAGTTTCATGTTTCATCTCAAGTTTTCCAAGACGGACGATTATGTTCACGAGCACGAGCTCTACGAGCTGATGCGCTCCCGGAACCTCTACCAGACGCAGTTTGGTGTCCGGTTGAACTTCCGAAAAACCATACGCAACATCCAGAAGGACGAAAAACAGCAACGGTACCACTTTGAGAACAACCGAAAGATCTTCGTTCAGAAACGAAAGGAGCGGCAAGAAGCTGCGGACAGGCTTCGACTAGTGACGGCCACGAAATTAGGTAAACTTTCCGTCATGAAAGATCCCAAGCCCAAACCGACGCGTACATACGTCCCGCTCCCGCAATCGACAGTCGTCTACACGGACCTGCCGGAAATACAGATGCCACTCTATCAGCGGGACGAAGAAGAGGAAGAGGTTGCGATGCCGTCAGATGAGAACACGCAACTTCCGCTGACGGCACCGTCGCCGAGTATGGTCACGACGGCGTTAACTGGAAGAAGGAAAAAGAGCAACGGCACCATGCTGGGATTGTTTGGTGGCAGGCCAGTTGTGTCATCGAGTTCTAGTTTGAAAACGCACGAGCTGCTGGATGTCGGAAGTTTGGCACCCACAGCCAAGGTGTTAGTGGCAGGCAGGCGATCACACCGAACGTTGACAATAACCGTAAAATCGAAAGCGACCTCGAGGCAAGATGAGTCTGAATGTGATAGTAGCGACACTATGTCGCAGCTTATGGTGAATGATGAACTTCTGGACGAACTGCGAAGTTTACGATTAGATAGCCACAAGAAGTTTGTAAAGGAAAACAAGTTTGAGTTGACAGCCAAGCTAGACCATGAAAAATCGGAAACCTCAACAAGTTATGTGGCGAAAGATATATTGCCGAAACTGAATTCGTACGGAAAATTGACGAGCGAGTCGAAAGCGAAAATATGGGCCGAAAAGCACGGTATTCATACCAGCAAAGCGGATATAATAAAAGACCAGGACTATCAACGTCTGCTAATTGACCGGCCCTCTAAATGGGCCATGACCCACCACGGCGATCTGGTCCAGTCGAAGATACTGGACATGAGGATGAGATACAGCCGGGAGATGCTGAATGCCAACTTCAAGAAAAAGTCCAGACAATTGGAGAGGCTTTCGGAAAAGCTGATGCTAAAGTCGCGGCTATCCCTTCCGGAGCTGGATACGATGCCCAAGCCTATGACAACGATGGACCCCGGGGGTACCACGCCCGACGGGCGCCTGATTCTCACCAAGGCGGACTTCGACGCCTATCTCGCGAATTACCGCAAGGCGCGGGATATTCGTCTGCAGCGGACGAAACAGAGAAACAAGCTGCTACTAAAGAAGATCGAGAATTTTAATCTCCAACCGAACCACTGTCTGAAGGACGAAGCGCGTTTGCGAGCCTCTCTTCGGACCATTTGA
- the LOC127879182 gene encoding nucleolar protein 10-like: protein MQVSTPNNVKIYNLSAGKSLPEWLSDRKKRSLQKQDVDLQRRIELIQDFDMPTVSHCIQVSPDGQYIYVAGSYKPRVRCYDVHQLSMKFERGLDSDVVQFQFLSDDYSKIAFLQNDRYIEFHSQFGRYYRTRVPKYGRDLAYYPANCDLFIASVSPEVYRINLEQGRFLNPLMTNAKEVKCCEFNEHHHLLACGTSEGQVECFDPRARSRVGILDTALSSHMEDLEITGVPSVTAMKFRGALQLGVGTSTGHVLLYDMRSNKPLVVKDHQYELPIKKIMFLDHLDLVASMDTKILKLWDRNTGKAYTAIEPGVDLNDMCMMPGSGLIFMANEAQKVLTYYLPSLGTAPRWCWFLDNLTEEMEESTTATVYDDYKFVTRKELDDLGLTHLIGSNLLRAYMHGFFLDIRLYHKAKSITEPFAFEEYRKAKIREKIDSERANRVTVKKLPKVNKELAEKLLDVEDTILANKTQDRAGATLLKDTRFSAMFQNPDFQIDKESEDYKLLNPVVNKLDKAKKKKQDKLAAQFEEIDEDGEIKERLGGVSDSSSDDEHAWTEDDKLRWKQHITKQKREIKEERKNKQAQVKLKPKFYEIKEGHEYGKTADEKRVRKEKKMALEDRLHNLSDTVVTETGSMGNKQLEFKMKKEVKDQKRVIEQREHTAERKKLRRSAGEITKGFKQPPKFWMGQRVK, encoded by the exons ATGCAGGTTTCAACGCCAAATAATGTGAAAATATACAACCTGAGTGCAGGGAAATCATTACCTGAG TGGCTATCAGACAGAAAGAAAAGGTCGCTTCAAAAGCAAGATGTGG ATCTCCAGCGTCGTATTGAGCTCATCCAGGACTTTGACATGCCCACGGTCAGCCACTGTATCCAGGTCTCACCTGATGGACAGTACATATATGTTGCAG gGTCCTATAAACCAAGAGTGAGATGTTATGATGTCCATCAGTTGTCAATGAAGTTTGAGAGAGGCCTTGATTCAGACGTTGTGCAATTTCAGTTTCTCTCTGACGATTATTCAAAG ATAGCATTTCTGCAGAATGACCGTTACATAGAGTTCCACTCACAGTTTGGCCGCTACTACAGAACAAGGGTGCCAAAGTATGGCCGTGATCTCGCTTATTATCCTGCCAACTGTGACCTGTTCATCGCAAGTGTCAG TCCCGAGGTGTACCGAATAAATCTGGAACAAGGCAGGTTTCTAAATCCACTGATGACCAATGCCAAGGAAGTGAAGTGCTGTGAGTTCAATGAGCACCATCATTTGTTGGCCTGTGGAACTTCTGAG GGTCAGGTGGAGTGTTTTGACCCCCGGGCTCGCTCCAGGGTGGGGATTCTGGACACAGCCCTGAGCAGCCATATGGAGGACCTGGA AATAACAGGAGTGCCCTCCGTTACTGCAATGAAATTCAGAGGTGCCCTGCAGCTGGGAGTTGGGACTAGTACAGGGCAT GTGTTACTGTATGACATGAGATCTAACAAGCCTCTGGTTGTCAAGGACCATCAGTATGAATTGCCAATCAAAAAGATCATGTTCCTGGACCATCTAGATCTAGTCGCCTCCATGGATACCAAGATACTCAAACTCTGGGATAGAAACACG GGCAAGGCCTACACAGCCATAGAACCAGGTGTGGATCTCAATGACATGTGTATGATGCCTGGATCAGGATTAATATTTATGGCCAATGAAGCCCAGAAAGTCCTCACATATTACTTACCA TCTCTGGGTACGGCCCCTCGCTGGTGCTGGTTCCTTGACAACCTCACTGAGGAAATGGAGGAGAGCACCACGGCAACAG TGTATGATGATTATAAGTTTGTCACAAGAAAAGAACTTGATGATCTTGGTCTGACCCATTTGATCGGGTCAAACCTCCTGAGGGCGTATATGCATGGGTTCTTCCTTGATATACGACTTTACCATAAG GCCAAGTCAATCACTGAGCCATTTGCATTTGAGGAGTACCGCAAAGCAAAGATACGTGAGAAGATTGATTCCGAGCGGGCCAACAGGGTCACTGTAAAG AAACTCCCGAAGGTCAACAAGGAGCTAGCAGAGAAGCTTCTGGATGTAGAGGACACAATCCTTGCGAACAAGACTCAGGATCGCGCCGGGGCGACCTTGTTGAAGGACACAAGATTCTCGGCGATGTTCCAGAATCCGGACTTCCAGATCGACAAGGAATCAGAGGACTACAAACTCCTCAATCCTGTTGTGAACAAGCTGGATAAGGCAAAGAAAAAGAAGCAGGACAAACTGGCTGCACAGTTTGAAGAAATCGAT GAGGATGGTGAAATTAAGGAAAGATTAGGTGGAGTAAGTGATAGCAGCTCAGACGATGAACATGCATGGACAGAGGATGATAAATTGCGATGGAAACAACACATAACAAAACAGAAACGG GAAATAAAAGaagaaaggaaaaataaacaggCACAGGTGAAATTAAAACCCAAGTTTTATGAGATTAAAGAAGGCCATGAATATGGAAAGACAGCTGATGAAAAACGGGTTCgaaaagaaaaaaa AATGGCACTGGAAGATAGGCTGCACAATCTGTCAGACACGGTTGTCACGGAAACAGGCTCCATGGGCAACAAACAACTAGAATTCAAAATGAAAAAG GAAGTAAAGGATCAGAAGAGGGTCATTGAGCAGAGGGAGCACACTGCAGAGAGGAAGAAGCTGCGACGGTCCGCTGGGGAGATCACTAAGGGGTTCAAACAGCCGCCGAAATTCTGGATGGGCCAGAGAGTCAAATAA